A stretch of Henckelia pumila isolate YLH828 chromosome 4, ASM3356847v2, whole genome shotgun sequence DNA encodes these proteins:
- the LOC140865794 gene encoding ATP-dependent Clp protease adapter protein CLPS1, chloroplastic isoform X2, whose translation METTISCGRVVLSPNQAFHQAPGDKYPLHKQCTSRRTSMAMPIAGLGKGGGVLDKPVIEKTTPGRESEFDLRKSRKMSPPFRVMLHNDNYNKREYVVQVLMKVIPGMTLDNAVNIMQEAHYNGLAMVIVCGQADAEEHCTQLRGNGLLSSIEPASGGC comes from the exons ATGGAGACCACGATTAGCTGCGGAAGAGTGGTTCTTTCCCCAAATCAAGCTTTCCATCAAGCACCCG GGGATAAATATCCACTGCATAAACAATGCACCAGCCGACGCACATCCATGGCAATGCCAATTGCTGGTCTGGGCAAAGGTGGTGGAGTTTTAGACAAACCCGTCATAGAAAAAACTACTCCTGGTCGTGAATCTGAGTTTGATTTGAG GAAATCAAGGAAGATGTCGCCGCCTTTTCGTGTGATGCTGCACAATGACAATTACAATAAAAGGGAGTATGTTGTGCAAGTATTAATGAAGGTTATACCTGGGATGACCCTCGATAATGCCGTGAATATTATGCAGGAAGCGCATTACAATGGCCTTGCCATGGTCATAGTTTGTGGCCAAGCAGATGCAGAAGAGCACTGCACGCAGCTCAGAGGGAATGGCCTTTTGAGCTCAATTGAACCTGCCAGTGGTGGTTGTTAG
- the LOC140865794 gene encoding ATP-dependent Clp protease adapter protein CLPS1, chloroplastic isoform X1: METTISCGRVVLSPNQAFHQAPGDFSAIFGDKYPLHKQCTSRRTSMAMPIAGLGKGGGVLDKPVIEKTTPGRESEFDLRKSRKMSPPFRVMLHNDNYNKREYVVQVLMKVIPGMTLDNAVNIMQEAHYNGLAMVIVCGQADAEEHCTQLRGNGLLSSIEPASGGC, encoded by the exons ATGGAGACCACGATTAGCTGCGGAAGAGTGGTTCTTTCCCCAAATCAAGCTTTCCATCAAGCACCCGGTGATTTTTCTGCTATTTTCG GGGATAAATATCCACTGCATAAACAATGCACCAGCCGACGCACATCCATGGCAATGCCAATTGCTGGTCTGGGCAAAGGTGGTGGAGTTTTAGACAAACCCGTCATAGAAAAAACTACTCCTGGTCGTGAATCTGAGTTTGATTTGAG GAAATCAAGGAAGATGTCGCCGCCTTTTCGTGTGATGCTGCACAATGACAATTACAATAAAAGGGAGTATGTTGTGCAAGTATTAATGAAGGTTATACCTGGGATGACCCTCGATAATGCCGTGAATATTATGCAGGAAGCGCATTACAATGGCCTTGCCATGGTCATAGTTTGTGGCCAAGCAGATGCAGAAGAGCACTGCACGCAGCTCAGAGGGAATGGCCTTTTGAGCTCAATTGAACCTGCCAGTGGTGGTTGTTAG
- the LOC140864947 gene encoding peptidyl-tRNA hydrolase, mitochondrial-like yields MYIAGGAFIPQSSPAAAAALGYSRFVLRAITPISTKFYRIHENRSRSLKLMASISTEAEKTKPWLLVGLGNPGKRYSCTRHNVGFELVDFIAEAEGIAMSGVTFKSSFGKGYIGDVPVMLAKPQTFMNASGESVGAIASYYKIPLNQVLVILDDMDLPFGKLRLLPKGGHAGHNGMRSIMSHFKGSQDFPRLRIGIGRPPGKMDPANFVLRPFNKEEAEELDFTFQNGLKAVRILVQENFNKAATFVNTSAKSLEKL; encoded by the exons ATGTACATTGCCGGTGGTGCATTCATTCCTCAGTCTTCCCCGGCGGCTGCGGCGGCGCTTGGGTACAGCCGCTTCGTCTTGAGAGCAATAACCCCAATTTCTACGAAGTTTTATCGGATTCATGAAAACAGGAGTCGGAGCCTCAAACTAATGGCTTCGATTTCAACCGAGGCAGAAAAGACCAAACCTTGGCTTCTGGTCGGCCTCGGAAACCCTGGGAAGCGTTACAGCTGCACCCGTCATAAT GTGGGATTTGAGTTGGTTGATTTCATTGCTGAAGCGGAAGGGATTGCTATGAGCGGTGTTACGTTCAAATCCTCTTTCGGAAAAG GTTATATTGGAGATGTTCCGGTTATGCTTGCTAAACCCCAGACTTTTATGAATGCCAGCGGTGAGTCT GTCGGTGCTATTGCTTCGTACTATAAGATACCATTGAATCAAGTTCTTGTG ATTCTGGATGACATGGATCTACCTTTTGGAAAGTTGAGGCTACTGCCGAAAGGTGGACATGCGGGACATAATGG GATGAGAAGCATTATGAGTCACTTTAAAGGCAGTCAGGATTTTCCTCGTCTACGAATAG GCATTGGGAGGCCTCCGGGAAAGATGGATCCTGCAAATTTTGTTCTCCGCCCCTTCAACAAAGAGGAAGCCGAAGAG TTGGATTTCACTTTTCAGAATGGCCTGAAGGCGGTTAGAATTCTTGTGCAAGAGAACTTCAATAAAGCCGCCACCTTTGTAAATACAAGTGCCAAATCGCTGGAAAAATTATAG
- the LOC140865198 gene encoding protein PLANT CADMIUM RESISTANCE 6-like — protein MGRVGNNEQPAQETIDDSFPEGDQPAAKPRSQAPSNNKPQTNRPHKEEEEEDLYYVSSQQHHHHHDQTTAQFPPQNSEYELPNQHAPPKPNVNYYAHQPPPPQPQPQHGMPQMGHPVQPLNVYGQVAAQDKVWSSGLFDCMNEPQNALITACFPCVTFGQIAEILDSGNTTCATSGILYGCIAFCIAVPCIMSCTYRTKLRAKFGLMESPAQDWLVHCCCEWCALCQEYRELQHMGYDPTIGWMGNQAKMRQQNQQFGGMTPPGGQRMMM, from the exons ATGGGCCGCGTCGGAAACAACGAACAGCCAGCTCAAGAAACGATCGATGACTCGTTCCCGGAAGGCGATCAGCCGGCGGCCAAGCCAAGATCCCAAGCACCGAGTAACAACAAACCGCAGACGAATCGCCCccacaaagaagaagaagaagaagacttgTATTATGTTTCTTCACaacaacatcatcatcatcatgaccAAACTACTGCGCAATTTCCTCCACAGAACAGCGAATACGAGCTTCCTAACCAGCATGCCCCCCCTAAGCCGAACGTGAATTATTATGCTCATCAGCCGCCGCCGCCGCAGCCGCAGCCGCAACACGGGATGCCCCAGATGGGCCATCCGGTCCAGCCACTTAATGTTTACGGCCAGGTCGCAGCTCAAGACAAGGTTTGGAGCAGTGGTCTCTTTGATTGCATGAACGAGCCTCAAAATG CTCTGATCACGGCGTGCTTTCCCTGTGTAACGTTCGGGCAGATTGCGGAGATATTGGACTCCGGCAACACCA CTTGCGCGACGAGTGGGATATTGTACGGTTGCATCGCATTCTGTATTGCGGTGCCGTGTATAATGTCTTGCACATACAGAACCAAGTTGAGGGCTAAATTCGGGCTAATGGAGTCACCAGCACAGGACTGGTTGGTTCACTGCTGTTGCGAATGGTGTGCTCTGTGCCAAGAGTACAGAGAGCTCCAGCATATGGGATATGACCCTACTATTG GTTGGATGGGGAATCAGGCGAAGATGAGGCAACAAAACCAGCAGTTCGGCGGAATGACGCCTCCGGGGGGGCAGAGGATGATGATGTGA